The genomic stretch TCGACCGCAAAAACCTTCTATACTGGATTTTTCTGAAGCTGAGTTGCTTGAGAAGTTCTCTCGATTGGGTATTCCAAAATTCAGGGCCGGTCAGGTCCTCGATTGGGTGTTCCGCAGGCAAGTCAGTTCTTTCGAAGAAATGACCAATCTTCCCCAGATTTTACGATCCACCCTCCATCGGGAGATTGCTGGGAATCCGGTTGAGAAGGTGCTGTGGAAGCAGTCGGGAGACAGCACTCACAAACTGTTATCCAAGCTGGAAGACGAGTCACTGATCGAAACAGTTCTGATCCAGGCGCCAATGGTGGGCGTGGGTCGGGATAAGTCACGTTCTACAGTCTGTGTCTCCAGTCAGGTAGGCTGCGCCTACGGCTGCAAGTTCTGCGCTTCCGGTTTGGCGGGGTGGAAAAGGAATCTAACCACTGGTGAAATTCTGGGCCAGTTTCTTCTCGTAGGAGATCGAGCTAGGGTAGATGGGCAAACGTCAACCATACGTGACGATCACGTTCCCTTTGACAACATTGTCTTCATGGGAATGGGTGAGCCTCTAGCGAATTTTGATGCAGTATCGAGGGCAATCTTGGCACTTCACTCGAGTTGGGGTTTTCATTT from Verrucomicrobiota bacterium encodes the following:
- the rlmN gene encoding 23S rRNA (adenine(2503)-C(2))-methyltransferase RlmN, whose amino-acid sequence is MAKFRPQKPSILDFSEAELLEKFSRLGIPKFRAGQVLDWVFRRQVSSFEEMTNLPQILRSTLHREIAGNPVEKVLWKQSGDSTHKLLSKLEDESLIETVLIQAPMVGVGRDKSRSTVCVSSQVGCAYGCKFCASGLAGWKRNLTTGEILGQFLLVGDRARVDGQTSTIRDDHVPFDNIVFMGMGEPLANFDAVSRAILALHSSWGFHFGARRITVSTSGLVPEIRKLADLGVPIRLAVSLHGATDEVRSRIMPVNRKYPIAELIEAARYFRSQHKRMVTLEYILIEGVNDSLEQAKRLSEIASDLHAHVNCIPYNRVEGLSWTRPNLVRQKRFTQILRKNRVSVTLRREKGHDISAACGQLRLQREKGLASSVG